A genomic window from Desulfonatronum thiosulfatophilum includes:
- the greA gene encoding transcription elongation factor GreA has product MDSIPISVEGFRKLEKELDRLKRERPEIVEAIKVAREEGDLRENAGYDAARERQGMLEAKIKFIESRMSRFNVIDRKTLGGSRIAFGATVELEDLDTEETKKYTLLGPDEADPNEGSISLASPVARALMGKEEGDEVVVDAPRGKIRYEIISVTYES; this is encoded by the coding sequence ATGGATTCCATCCCCATTTCCGTCGAAGGATTCCGGAAACTGGAGAAAGAACTGGACCGGCTGAAGAGAGAACGTCCGGAGATCGTCGAGGCGATCAAGGTGGCGCGTGAGGAAGGCGATCTGCGGGAAAATGCCGGATATGACGCGGCTCGCGAACGCCAGGGCATGCTTGAGGCCAAAATAAAGTTCATCGAATCGCGGATGTCCCGCTTCAACGTCATTGATCGCAAAACCCTCGGTGGATCGCGGATCGCTTTCGGAGCAACCGTCGAGTTGGAGGACCTGGATACCGAAGAAACCAAGAAATATACCCTTCTCGGTCCGGATGAAGCCGACCCCAACGAGGGCAGCATCTCCCTCGCTTCTCCCGTGGCCAGAGCCCTGATGGGCAAGGAGGAGGGCGACGAGGTGGTTGTCGACGCCCCCCGAGGCAAGATCCGCTACGAGATCATTTCCGTGACCTATGAGTCCTGA
- the selA gene encoding L-seryl-tRNA(Sec) selenium transferase: MSELFRLLPSVDLVLQRVGEADQYAHLPRPLLKDLVNVFLDQLRADIRSGRIAASGQLQWAALQAPLDAFLQRSSRPHFRRVINATGVVVHTNLGRSLLARQAVEAVTEACAFYSNLEFSLETGQRGSRYAHVEELLCKLTGAEAGLVVNNNAAAVLLMLDTLAKGREVVVSRGQLVEIGGSFRIPDVMAKSGAVLREVGATNRTHLQDYERVIGPETAALLKVHTSNFRIIGFHKEVSLRDMVALGARHGLPVLEDLGSGNLFDFMPYGLDHEPTVQETVAAGADVVTFSGDKVLGGPQAGIIVGRKEYIDPIKKNPMNRALRIDKMTLAALEATLRLYLDPESARREIPTLRMITVSAEELKRQADKLARVLRRVLGGEAEVRLLPGASRVGGGAYPERDLPTTLVGIRPRNPDLSVEMLRDRLLETDPPLVGRIEHNALCLDPRTLAAKEHALAARVLAAAMEVGG; the protein is encoded by the coding sequence ATGTCTGAACTCTTCCGCCTTTTGCCCTCGGTCGATTTGGTTTTGCAACGGGTCGGCGAGGCGGATCAATACGCCCACCTGCCCCGTCCCCTGCTCAAGGACCTGGTGAATGTGTTCCTGGATCAGCTGCGCGCGGATATTCGTTCCGGGCGCATTGCCGCATCCGGGCAACTGCAATGGGCAGCGCTGCAAGCGCCGTTGGACGCGTTTCTGCAACGGTCTTCCCGGCCGCACTTCCGGCGCGTGATCAACGCCACCGGCGTGGTGGTGCACACGAATCTGGGCCGCTCCCTCCTGGCCCGACAGGCGGTGGAGGCCGTGACCGAAGCCTGCGCTTTTTATTCGAACCTTGAATTTTCTCTGGAAACGGGGCAGCGGGGCAGCCGCTACGCGCATGTGGAAGAGCTGTTGTGCAAGCTGACCGGGGCCGAGGCCGGGCTGGTGGTGAACAACAATGCCGCCGCGGTACTGCTCATGCTGGATACTCTGGCCAAGGGCAGGGAAGTGGTGGTTTCGCGGGGACAGCTCGTGGAGATCGGCGGGTCTTTTCGCATCCCGGACGTAATGGCCAAGAGCGGAGCCGTGTTGCGGGAAGTGGGGGCCACCAACCGGACGCATCTGCAGGACTATGAACGGGTGATCGGGCCGGAAACTGCGGCCCTGCTCAAGGTACACACCTCCAACTTCCGGATCATCGGCTTTCACAAGGAAGTCAGCCTCCGGGACATGGTCGCTTTGGGGGCTAGACACGGCTTGCCCGTGCTGGAGGATCTGGGCAGCGGCAACCTGTTCGACTTCATGCCCTACGGCCTGGATCACGAACCCACGGTGCAGGAGACCGTAGCCGCCGGCGCGGATGTGGTCACCTTCAGCGGGGACAAGGTTCTGGGCGGCCCCCAGGCCGGCATCATTGTCGGTCGCAAGGAATATATCGATCCCATCAAGAAGAACCCCATGAACCGGGCCCTGCGCATCGACAAGATGACCCTGGCCGCTCTGGAGGCCACGCTGCGCCTCTATCTTGATCCGGAATCGGCTCGCAGGGAAATCCCGACGCTGCGGATGATCACCGTCTCGGCCGAGGAGTTGAAGCGCCAAGCCGACAAGCTGGCCCGGGTTCTGCGCCGGGTTCTGGGAGGGGAAGCCGAGGTGCGGCTGTTGCCCGGCGCCTCCAGGGTGGGCGGCGGGGCTTATCCGGAACGGGATCTGCCCACGACTCTTGTGGGAATTCGCCCGCGCAACCCGGATTTGAGTGTGGAAATGCTGCGGGACAGACTTCTGGAGACCGACCCTCCCCTGGTGGGTCGGATCGAGCACAATGCCCTTTGCCTGGACCCCAGAACCCTCGCCGCCAAGGAACATGCCCTGGCAGCCAGGGTCCTGGCGGCTGCAATGGAAGTGGGAGGATAG
- a CDS encoding UPF0182 family protein, with the protein MLFSFGPQGPHGPQDPFSQFKIEEMDFSKFHRMLRLGLFVLALIVLWSGLNWAMSFYTDWLWFSEVGHEAVLLKIVSTRAGLYLGAALLFLALAVPNIVAAVRVTGRMFPRGGHKLPPHIYNAARNVLIWLAGGVTAVAALLLAAGPAAEWNTVLRYLNQVPFDTTDPIFNNDFSFYIFTLPALEFFRSWLVGLTVLVMIIVAAFYYLNSMLRGEFFALKGPILSHLAILGAFLFVLIAVGHWLSRYDLLYSSMGAVYGVGYTDSLVNLPSRAFMAVVALLVAAALLVAARSHRKELVIWSVGAWFALSIVLGSLLPAVVQRLLVEPSELARETQFLANNIHHTRQAFGMDRLRTMTHPARGDVDHATLEANQGTIQNIRLWDEGPLLQSYNQIQFFRLYYDFMAVHTDRYQVGDQLRQVMLASRELSAEKLPAEAQRWVNRHLQFTHGYGVAMSPVTEVQAGGRPDFFIRDLPPAGEIPLERPEIYYGLKSLEYLIVNSRMQEFNFPGPDGPVYTHYQGDGGVQLSSFFRRLMYAWQFKDVNILISGEVTAESRIQYRRVVQERFATITPFLMRDREAYSVVADGRLFWIQDAYTTTNRYPYSTPWDRRFNYMRNSVKAVVDAYHGNISYYVFDEDDPLIRTYQAMFPGLFKSRDEMPEHLRQHVRYPQDLFTVQTQMLLQYHMEDPVVFYNKEDQWSVPMQHSFGRTETLRPYYIVARLPGAEREEFLLIQPFTPINRHNLVGWMAARSDGEHYGDLVLFRFPTGRHVDGPSQVEARIDNDAVISEQFTLWGQVGSEVFRGILLVIPIGDSILYAEPVFLRPETIDFPELRRIILADSRQVVMHQTLDASISALVGDLPPVAPVVEMPEDEPEPFLRLPDFNQGLRDAVDKLQEVVDQLRRLMQ; encoded by the coding sequence ATGTTGTTCTCTTTTGGTCCTCAGGGACCGCATGGTCCTCAGGACCCGTTTTCACAGTTCAAGATCGAAGAGATGGACTTTTCCAAGTTTCATCGCATGCTCCGCCTGGGTCTGTTCGTTCTGGCCCTGATCGTGCTTTGGTCCGGATTGAACTGGGCCATGTCCTTCTACACGGACTGGCTCTGGTTCAGCGAGGTCGGCCATGAAGCGGTGCTCTTGAAAATCGTCTCCACGCGCGCCGGATTGTATCTCGGCGCGGCATTGCTGTTCCTGGCCCTGGCCGTTCCCAACATTGTCGCGGCTGTTCGGGTCACCGGGCGGATGTTCCCCCGCGGCGGCCACAAATTGCCGCCGCACATCTACAATGCTGCCAGAAATGTGCTGATCTGGCTTGCGGGCGGAGTCACCGCGGTGGCGGCCCTGCTTCTGGCAGCGGGTCCCGCCGCGGAATGGAATACGGTTCTGCGCTATCTGAACCAGGTGCCGTTCGACACCACCGACCCCATCTTCAACAATGATTTCTCCTTCTACATCTTCACCTTGCCGGCGCTGGAATTCTTTCGCTCCTGGCTGGTCGGACTGACAGTCCTGGTGATGATCATCGTGGCTGCGTTCTACTATCTGAACAGCATGCTGCGCGGAGAGTTCTTCGCCCTGAAAGGGCCGATCTTGTCCCATCTGGCCATCCTGGGAGCGTTTCTGTTCGTGCTGATTGCCGTCGGGCACTGGCTGAGCCGCTACGACCTGCTCTATTCGTCCATGGGCGCGGTCTACGGCGTCGGGTACACGGACAGTCTTGTCAATCTCCCCTCCAGGGCGTTCATGGCGGTTGTGGCCCTGCTGGTCGCCGCGGCACTGCTCGTTGCCGCCCGTTCCCACCGCAAGGAACTGGTGATCTGGTCCGTCGGCGCCTGGTTCGCCTTGAGCATCGTTCTCGGCAGCCTGCTTCCGGCCGTGGTCCAGCGCCTGCTGGTCGAGCCCAGCGAACTGGCTCGGGAAACCCAGTTTTTGGCCAACAACATCCACCATACGCGCCAAGCCTTCGGCATGGATCGGCTCAGAACCATGACCCATCCGGCACGAGGCGACGTTGATCACGCCACCCTGGAAGCCAACCAGGGCACGATCCAGAACATCCGCCTCTGGGACGAGGGGCCGCTGCTGCAAAGCTACAATCAAATCCAATTCTTCCGGCTCTATTACGACTTCATGGCCGTGCACACGGATCGGTATCAGGTGGGTGACCAGCTGCGTCAGGTCATGCTGGCTTCTCGTGAACTCTCCGCGGAAAAACTGCCCGCTGAGGCTCAGCGCTGGGTCAATCGCCACCTCCAGTTCACCCACGGTTACGGTGTGGCCATGAGCCCGGTGACCGAGGTCCAGGCCGGCGGACGGCCGGACTTCTTTATCCGCGATCTTCCGCCCGCGGGGGAGATTCCGCTGGAGCGGCCCGAGATTTACTACGGTTTGAAAAGCCTGGAATACCTGATCGTGAACAGCCGGATGCAGGAGTTCAACTTTCCAGGTCCGGACGGTCCGGTGTACACGCACTATCAGGGCGACGGCGGAGTTCAGCTCAGTTCGTTCTTCCGCCGCTTGATGTACGCCTGGCAGTTCAAGGATGTGAACATTCTCATTTCCGGCGAGGTTACCGCTGAAAGCCGGATTCAGTACCGACGCGTCGTGCAGGAACGCTTCGCCACCATTACCCCCTTCCTGATGCGCGACCGCGAAGCCTACTCCGTGGTGGCCGACGGCCGGTTGTTCTGGATCCAGGACGCCTACACCACCACGAATCGTTATCCCTATTCCACCCCTTGGGACCGTCGCTTCAACTACATGCGCAACAGCGTGAAGGCTGTGGTTGACGCCTATCACGGGAACATCTCCTATTATGTCTTCGACGAGGACGATCCCTTGATCCGCACCTACCAGGCCATGTTTCCCGGCCTGTTCAAGTCCCGGGACGAGATGCCGGAACATCTCCGACAGCATGTCCGCTACCCCCAGGACCTGTTCACGGTGCAGACCCAGATGCTCCTGCAGTACCATATGGAAGATCCGGTGGTCTTCTACAACAAGGAAGACCAGTGGTCCGTGCCCATGCAGCATTCCTTCGGCCGGACGGAAACCCTTCGGCCCTACTACATCGTGGCCCGTCTGCCCGGCGCCGAGCGGGAGGAGTTTCTGTTGATCCAGCCCTTTACGCCCATCAACCGGCACAATCTCGTGGGCTGGATGGCGGCGCGCAGCGACGGGGAGCATTACGGCGATCTCGTCCTGTTCCGGTTCCCCACGGGCCGGCACGTGGACGGTCCCAGCCAGGTGGAGGCTCGTATCGACAACGATGCGGTCATCTCCGAGCAGTTCACCTTGTGGGGGCAGGTCGGTTCGGAGGTTTTCCGGGGCATTCTCCTGGTCATCCCCATCGGCGATTCCATCCTTTACGCCGAACCGGTCTTCCTGCGCCCGGAAACCATCGATTTTCCGGAGTTGCGGCGGATCATCCTGGCGGATTCGCGGCAGGTGGTCATGCACCAGACCCTGGATGCGTCCATCAGCGCTCTCGTTGGCGATCTGCCGCCGGTTGCGCCGGTGGTGGAGATGCCTGAAGATGAGCCTGAGCCTTTCCTGAGACTCCCGGATTTCAACCAGGGATTACGGGATGCCGTGGACAAGCTGCAGGAGGTCGTGGACCAACTGCGCAGATTGATGCAGTAG
- a CDS encoding MFS transporter yields the protein MSPIESPATVPAATPHLHSSPGPSPGASIQFNPASFRAVLLVLWVLLFVTWSQFMLIAPLLPRISIRLDVPEMHLGWLISGYGISMGVCTLLWGPISDRLGRRRLLTLAGMLMTLVLFAHWWATSFTSMLVMRVLSGAIAGALTTGTLAAVGDYIPPSHRGWATGWIISGFAAGQIVGIPAGVFLSGFMDDRLPFVLLGLVMVGATWLTWRLLPRLDPAPSIAWATMILDYRRYLSSPRLLAACGVGVCVFGGMGLFIPFFPLWMERSLMLSSQDVAWVFSAGGVAVVFSSVVLGRLSDRIGRQGLIVFGSLGVGVFMLASPLLAHWPVGAFPLFALIMGCAAARGSAFRALQTELVPPGDLGRYLSLSAAFENMGYAAGGAMSGWLFVAFGFSAVAASAAVTGLVILILVRIFLQPQ from the coding sequence ATGTCCCCCATCGAGTCTCCGGCTACCGTTCCCGCCGCAACACCGCATCTTCATTCTTCACCGGGCCCTTCGCCCGGCGCTTCGATACAGTTCAATCCCGCGTCCTTCCGGGCTGTTCTGCTGGTTTTATGGGTGCTGCTTTTTGTCACATGGAGCCAGTTCATGCTCATTGCGCCGCTGCTGCCGCGCATCAGCATCCGGCTGGACGTTCCGGAGATGCACCTGGGGTGGCTGATTTCCGGATACGGCATCTCCATGGGCGTCTGCACTTTGCTCTGGGGGCCGATTTCCGACCGCCTGGGGCGCCGTCGTCTCTTGACTCTGGCCGGCATGCTGATGACCCTGGTGCTTTTCGCGCACTGGTGGGCCACCAGCTTCACGAGCATGCTGGTGATGCGGGTTCTTTCCGGAGCCATTGCCGGCGCATTGACCACCGGAACCTTGGCCGCCGTGGGCGACTATATTCCTCCATCACATCGCGGTTGGGCCACGGGCTGGATCATCAGCGGCTTCGCCGCCGGACAGATTGTTGGCATCCCGGCCGGGGTCTTTCTGTCCGGCTTCATGGACGATCGTCTGCCCTTTGTCCTGCTCGGTCTGGTTATGGTCGGGGCAACGTGGTTGACCTGGCGCCTGTTGCCCCGGCTTGATCCCGCTCCGTCCATTGCCTGGGCGACGATGATCCTGGACTACCGGCGCTACCTGTCCTCGCCCCGGCTCCTGGCCGCATGCGGCGTTGGAGTTTGCGTCTTCGGAGGGATGGGGCTGTTCATCCCGTTTTTTCCGTTATGGATGGAACGCTCCTTGATGCTCTCCAGCCAGGATGTGGCCTGGGTCTTCTCTGCCGGCGGCGTTGCCGTGGTATTCAGCAGCGTGGTCCTGGGGCGTCTATCCGATCGTATCGGACGGCAGGGTCTGATTGTGTTTGGCTCCCTCGGGGTCGGCGTGTTCATGCTTGCTTCCCCGCTGTTGGCTCACTGGCCCGTGGGCGCTTTTCCGCTTTTCGCCCTGATCATGGGGTGCGCCGCAGCCCGGGGCAGCGCTTTCCGAGCTCTGCAGACCGAACTGGTTCCGCCGGGAGATCTTGGCCGCTATCTCAGTCTTTCCGCGGCATTCGAAAACATGGGATATGCCGCCGGCGGCGCCATGTCCGGCTGGCTCTTCGTCGCCTTCGGCTTCAGCGCCGTGGCCGCCTCCGCAGCCGTGACGGGTCTTGTCATCCTGATCCTGGTGCGCATCTTCCTGCAACCCCAATAA
- a CDS encoding 3',5'-cyclic-nucleotide phosphodiesterase encodes MHLHVLGCSGSDLPGYNLTSFLVNKTLLLDAGSVTSSLSSADQAQIQDILVTHAHLDHIKDILFLADNLIELVVRNEHGPVRIRALAPVLDSIRTHLLNDTIWPDFTVLPAIGNPVLTYNPLEPGVWVDVNGLQAATFPVNHAKAASGYVLREESSGANFAFTGDTGPTSDWWHFLNGLPFSLEHLIIEASFPNSMEELALLSQHLTPALLRVELDKLHARPKIYISHMKSTFSSEIQEQLNQALDGYTYHLLRDGEDITF; translated from the coding sequence ATGCATTTGCACGTGCTGGGTTGTTCCGGTTCCGATCTTCCGGGATACAACCTGACATCTTTCCTTGTGAACAAGACCTTACTGCTGGACGCCGGTTCCGTGACATCCAGCTTGTCCTCGGCGGATCAGGCGCAAATTCAGGATATCCTGGTCACCCACGCCCACCTGGACCACATCAAGGACATCCTTTTTCTGGCCGACAACCTGATCGAACTGGTGGTCCGCAACGAGCATGGTCCCGTGCGCATCCGAGCTCTCGCACCAGTGCTGGACAGCATCCGCACCCACCTGCTCAACGATACCATCTGGCCGGACTTTACCGTCCTGCCTGCCATCGGCAACCCCGTACTGACGTATAACCCGCTGGAACCCGGGGTTTGGGTGGACGTCAACGGCCTTCAGGCGGCGACGTTCCCGGTCAACCATGCCAAGGCGGCCTCGGGATACGTCCTGCGTGAAGAGTCAAGTGGAGCGAATTTCGCCTTTACCGGCGACACCGGACCAACCTCGGACTGGTGGCATTTTCTCAATGGCCTGCCTTTTTCTCTGGAACACCTGATTATTGAAGCCTCTTTTCCCAATTCCATGGAGGAATTGGCGTTGCTGTCCCAGCATTTGACCCCGGCTCTACTGCGCGTTGAACTGGACAAACTGCATGCGCGGCCGAAGATCTATATCTCGCACATGAAATCGACGTTTTCCAGCGAGATCCAGGAGCAACTCAACCAAGCCCTTGACGGCTATACCTACCACCTACTGCGCGATGGCGAAGACATCACTTTCTGA
- the cysK gene encoding cysteine synthase A — protein sequence MGRIFNDNSLSIGNTPLVRLNRIISNRKVRVLGKVEGRNPAYSVKCRIGAAMIWDAEKRGVLKPGVEIIEPTSGNTGIALAYVCAARGYKLTLTMPDTMSMERRRVLAAFGAKLILTPGSEGMKGAISRAEQKAADDPEHWFMPQQFMNPANPAIHEATTGPEIWNDTDGDVDVLISGVGTGGTISGVSRFIKRQKGKEILSVAVEPAESPVITQALAGQELQPGSHKIQGIGAGFIPQTLDLSLVDRVEKVDSAEAVEFGRRLALEEGLLCGISCGAAVAAAARLSSTEEFEGKTMVVILPDAGERYLSSVLFEGIG from the coding sequence ATGGGTCGCATTTTCAATGATAATTCCCTTTCCATAGGCAACACTCCCCTGGTGCGGCTGAACCGTATCATCAGCAACAGGAAGGTTCGGGTGCTGGGCAAGGTGGAAGGCCGCAATCCGGCCTATTCCGTCAAGTGCCGCATCGGCGCGGCCATGATTTGGGATGCCGAGAAGCGCGGGGTGCTGAAGCCGGGAGTGGAGATCATCGAACCCACCAGCGGCAATACCGGGATAGCCCTGGCCTATGTCTGCGCGGCAAGAGGATATAAATTAACCCTGACCATGCCGGACACCATGAGCATGGAGCGACGCCGGGTGCTGGCGGCTTTTGGCGCAAAGCTGATCCTCACGCCGGGTTCGGAAGGGATGAAAGGCGCCATCAGCCGTGCCGAGCAGAAGGCCGCCGATGATCCTGAGCACTGGTTCATGCCCCAGCAGTTCATGAATCCGGCCAATCCGGCAATCCATGAAGCCACCACCGGACCGGAAATCTGGAACGATACCGACGGCGACGTCGACGTGCTGATTTCCGGCGTCGGCACCGGGGGAACCATCAGCGGCGTTTCCCGCTTCATCAAGCGTCAGAAAGGCAAAGAAATCCTGTCCGTGGCGGTTGAGCCGGCCGAGAGTCCGGTGATCACCCAGGCTCTGGCCGGACAGGAATTGCAACCCGGATCGCATAAGATTCAGGGAATCGGCGCGGGCTTCATCCCGCAAACCTTGGATTTGTCGCTGGTGGACCGGGTGGAAAAAGTGGACAGTGCCGAAGCCGTGGAATTCGGCCGCCGCCTGGCCCTGGAAGAAGGGCTGCTCTGCGGCATTTCCTGCGGCGCAGCGGTTGCCGCGGCTGCCCGGCTGTCCTCCACCGAGGAATTCGAAGGCAAGACAATGGTCGTGATCCTGCCAGATGCCGGCGAAAGATATCTCTCCAGCGTCCTTTTTGAAGGAATCGGGTAG
- a CDS encoding bifunctional folylpolyglutamate synthase/dihydrofolate synthase has product MFHMRLGFDRMRQAVKRLDIARPPMTTVQVVGTNGKGSTSFFLARIAQEHGFATGLFTSPHFLTLRERIRINGRPASEEKVLEWANIVQEKCADLGLTYFETITLIAMVGFRREGVDLAVLEAGLGGLNDATTTWDPDLLLVTPIGLDHEQIIGPGLVNIALDKAGAVKTGSTVVSARQEPAVLVILGTAAALDRANLFLADEQWAVPGTSGSHLQNPSEPLPALPGAHQRTNAGLALAGWSRLCDHRGWTVRPEACRRALADAGWPGRLQRIPGTPEFILDGAHNPPAVKALAAALKELEIRPAAVVFTCLQDKDLAAMAPLVRAMTDGPILVPGLPTYQRTRQAAEVCQILGPRAKAVQDAAAALRETRQLSGPVLICGSLYLLAETYAQHPEWLDCCAA; this is encoded by the coding sequence ATGTTTCACATGCGCCTGGGCTTTGACCGAATGCGCCAAGCCGTGAAAAGGCTGGATATTGCCCGCCCACCCATGACCACGGTCCAGGTGGTGGGCACCAACGGCAAAGGTTCCACAAGCTTTTTTCTTGCCCGGATCGCCCAGGAACACGGCTTTGCCACGGGGCTTTTCACTTCACCGCATTTTCTGACGCTCAGGGAGAGGATCCGCATCAACGGACGACCCGCGTCGGAAGAAAAGGTTCTGGAGTGGGCGAACATCGTGCAGGAGAAGTGCGCGGACCTGGGGCTGACCTATTTCGAAACCATCACCCTCATTGCCATGGTGGGATTTCGCCGGGAAGGGGTCGACCTTGCGGTGCTGGAAGCCGGCCTTGGCGGACTCAACGACGCAACCACGACCTGGGATCCGGACCTGTTGCTGGTCACTCCCATCGGTCTGGACCATGAACAGATCATCGGCCCAGGCCTGGTGAACATTGCCCTGGACAAGGCCGGCGCCGTCAAAACCGGATCCACGGTGGTTTCGGCCCGCCAGGAGCCCGCGGTATTGGTCATTCTGGGAACAGCGGCTGCCTTGGACAGAGCAAACCTCTTCCTGGCCGATGAACAATGGGCTGTTCCCGGTACTTCCGGTTCTCACCTCCAAAACCCATCAGAACCGCTCCCGGCCTTGCCGGGCGCGCACCAAAGAACCAATGCCGGACTGGCCCTGGCAGGCTGGTCCAGACTCTGCGACCATCGGGGCTGGACCGTGCGGCCCGAGGCATGTCGCCGGGCTCTGGCCGACGCGGGTTGGCCCGGACGTTTGCAACGCATTCCCGGAACTCCGGAATTCATCCTGGACGGCGCGCACAATCCCCCGGCCGTGAAAGCTCTTGCCGCTGCCCTGAAGGAGTTGGAAATTCGTCCCGCGGCCGTGGTTTTCACCTGCCTCCAGGACAAGGATCTGGCCGCCATGGCTCCGCTTGTCCGCGCCATGACAGACGGGCCGATTCTTGTTCCTGGACTGCCCACGTATCAGCGCACCCGCCAGGCTGCCGAAGTCTGCCAAATTCTCGGCCCGCGCGCCAAGGCGGTCCAGGATGCGGCGGCAGCGTTGCGGGAAACCCGGCAGCTGAGCGGTCCGGTCCTGATCTGCGGGTCGCTGTACCTGCTGGCCGAAACGTATGCCCAGCATCCGGAATGGCTTGATTGTTGCGCTGCTTGA
- the rlmD gene encoding 23S rRNA (uracil(1939)-C(5))-methyltransferase RlmD, with translation MQIEPGQELILEVLKPTLGGDGLARHEGMAVFVPGVVPGQRVLARVASVKARHAKAELLEVVEQSAEHVPPGCPHFGVCGGCDWLHMEYGRQLHWKRELVRETLRHIGGVDAVVAPTIASPVTRGYRNKMEFAFSPQAVMPKRTDDSSKNTFAVSTGPAIGMRPRNMANLTTPIRTCLLCPQEMVDVQDIVGRWAANSGLDAYDPNTGKGFWRHLVLRRGDDPNYLMACLITSHDPRGEDMGPRLAEHFVSHAPQVKTVVHEVRRGRSLVAQGERVISVTGPDELLYELGGMTLAISSRSFFQTNTHSADRLYEVVRDFAGLSGRETLWDLYSGVGALALYLARGASEVLGFEMEPAAVRNAEANAARNARSLPRTRCRFLAGDVARTIPRAISDNLTKKPDVIVADPPRAGMQPAIIARLLEIGAPKLILVSCNPATLARDVKSLSSLYVSGRIQPVDMFPHTSHIECVAELSSR, from the coding sequence TTGCAGATTGAACCGGGACAGGAACTGATATTGGAAGTACTCAAGCCGACCCTCGGCGGCGACGGCCTTGCCCGCCATGAAGGCATGGCCGTGTTCGTGCCGGGGGTGGTGCCGGGGCAACGGGTTCTGGCCCGGGTTGCCTCGGTCAAGGCTCGGCATGCCAAGGCGGAACTGCTGGAGGTGGTGGAGCAGTCCGCGGAGCATGTTCCTCCTGGTTGTCCCCATTTCGGAGTCTGCGGCGGATGCGATTGGCTGCACATGGAGTACGGCCGCCAGCTGCACTGGAAGCGCGAACTTGTCCGGGAAACCCTGCGCCACATCGGAGGCGTCGACGCCGTGGTTGCGCCGACCATTGCCTCGCCCGTCACGCGCGGATACCGCAACAAGATGGAGTTCGCCTTTTCTCCCCAGGCCGTTATGCCAAAGCGGACAGACGATTCCAGCAAGAACACCTTCGCAGTTTCCACCGGCCCGGCCATTGGCATGCGGCCCCGAAACATGGCCAATCTGACGACTCCCATCCGTACCTGTCTCCTTTGCCCGCAAGAAATGGTCGACGTCCAGGACATTGTCGGCCGATGGGCCGCGAATTCCGGTTTGGACGCCTACGACCCGAATACCGGAAAAGGCTTCTGGCGACATCTGGTTCTGCGCCGAGGCGATGATCCGAATTATTTGATGGCCTGCCTGATCACCAGCCACGATCCTCGCGGAGAGGACATGGGACCACGGCTGGCCGAACATTTCGTCAGCCATGCCCCGCAGGTCAAGACGGTCGTACATGAGGTGCGCAGAGGACGCAGCCTGGTTGCCCAGGGAGAACGTGTCATCTCGGTTACCGGCCCGGACGAACTGCTCTACGAGCTGGGCGGCATGACCCTGGCCATCTCCAGCCGATCATTTTTCCAGACCAACACCCACTCCGCCGACCGACTGTACGAAGTGGTCCGCGATTTCGCCGGGTTGTCCGGCCGGGAAACCCTTTGGGACCTGTACTCCGGGGTCGGCGCATTGGCATTGTATCTGGCACGCGGAGCCTCGGAAGTGCTGGGATTCGAGATGGAACCAGCGGCCGTGCGAAACGCCGAAGCCAACGCCGCCCGCAACGCCCGTAGCTTGCCCCGGACCAGGTGCCGGTTCTTGGCCGGCGATGTGGCCAGGACCATCCCCCGGGCCATCAGTGACAACCTCACCAAGAAACCCGATGTGATCGTGGCCGACCCCCCTCGGGCCGGAATGCAGCCCGCCATCATCGCCAGGCTTCTGGAAATCGGCGCTCCGAAACTGATCCTGGTCTCTTGCAACCCCGCCACCCTGGCCCGAGACGTCAAAAGTCTTTCATCGCTCTATGTCTCTGGACGCATCCAACCGGTTGACATGTTCCCCCACACCTCGCATATCGAGTGCGTCGCGGAGTTGAGTTCCCGGTGA
- a CDS encoding periplasmic heavy metal sensor: MQKLFTISALLLALSLLSAPVLAQHQHGAQDQETQAMDAHPVLGDLSEEQREALKNMIESHRQEVMHHNLRMRAKQAELDVLLASPEANQDGINVVTQEITQLYGDILRVNNNLRRGVFEETGHLIPSGALGGKGQGMGGQGMGGRGMMSGKGRMMNCPMMQGHSDD; this comes from the coding sequence ATGCAAAAACTCTTTACCATCAGCGCGTTACTCCTGGCACTCTCCTTGTTGTCCGCTCCCGTTTTAGCCCAGCACCAGCACGGCGCTCAAGATCAGGAAACGCAAGCCATGGATGCGCATCCGGTTCTAGGGGATCTCTCTGAAGAACAGCGTGAGGCTCTCAAGAACATGATCGAGTCCCACCGTCAGGAAGTCATGCATCACAACTTGCGCATGCGCGCCAAGCAGGCGGAACTGGACGTTCTCCTGGCGTCCCCTGAAGCAAACCAGGATGGTATTAATGTCGTGACCCAGGAAATTACCCAACTGTACGGCGACATCTTGAGAGTCAACAATAATCTGCGACGCGGAGTATTCGAGGAAACGGGCCACCTGATCCCAAGCGGTGCGCTTGGCGGCAAAGGGCAGGGCATGGGCGGCCAGGGCATGGGCGGCCGTGGCATGATGTCCGGAAAGGGCCGCATGATGAATTGTCCGATGATGCAAGGACATTCAGACGATTAA